In Triticum urartu cultivar G1812 chromosome 6, Tu2.1, whole genome shotgun sequence, the following proteins share a genomic window:
- the LOC125516247 gene encoding porphobilinogen deaminase, chloroplastic, which produces MATLRCTNHTLLGSPTCLARPRRAVVRAAVAVQAEAQPKVSLIRIGTRGSPLALAQARQTRDELKAAHTELAEDGAIEIVIIKTTGDMILDKPLADIGGKGLFTKEIDDALLQGSIDIAVHSMKDVPTYLPEGMILPCNLPREDVRDAFICLTAKTLGELPAGSVIGSASLRRQSQILYKYPSLKVVNFRGNVQTRLRKLKEGDVHATLLALAGLKRLGMPETATSVLSVDEMLPAVAQGAIGITCRSNDDKMMEYLSSLNHEDTRLAVACEREFLSVLDGNCRTPIAAYAYRDKDGNCSFRGLLASPDGSIVYETSRSGTYSFDDMVALGQDAGHELKSKAGPGFFDGLQ; this is translated from the exons ATGGCGACGCTGAGATGCACCAACCACACCCTCCTCGGCTCGCCGACCTGCCTCGCGCGCCCGCGCCGGGCGGTGGtgcgcgccgccgtcgccgtccaGGCCGAGGCGCAGCCCAAGGTCTCCCTCATCCGGATTGGCACGCGCGGGAG TCCTCTTGCTCTTGCACAAGCCCGTCAAACCCGTGACGAACTGAAAGCTGCACACACGGAGTTAGCCGAGGATGGTGCCATTGAGATTGTCATCATAAAGACCACAGGAGACATGATCTTGGACAAACCCCTGGCGGATATAGGAGGCAAGGGTTTATTCACCAAGGAGATAGACGATGCGCTCTTGCAGGGAAGCATTGACATCGCGGTCCACTCGATGAAAGATGTCCCAACATATCTACCCGAAGGCATGATATTGCCCTGTAACCTCCCACGAGAAGATGTGAGAGATGCATTCATATGCCTGACTGCAAAAACTCTTGGGGAGCTTCCTGCTGGTAGTGTTATCGGAAGTGCTTCCCTGCGGAGGCAATCTCAGATTCTCTATAAATATCCATCACTAAAA GTTGTTAACTTCAGAGGAAATGTTCAGACACGGTTAAGGAAACTTAAAGAAGGAGATGTACATGCTACATTGTTGGCACTGGCTGGACTAAAACGGTTAGGCATGCCAGAAACTGCAACATCTGTATTATCAGTAGACGAAATGCTTCCAGCAGTCGCTCAAGGCGCTATTGGAATAACTTGCAGGAGCAATGATGATAAAATG ATGGAGTATCTGTCCTCTTTGAATCATGAAGATACCAGATTAGCTGTTGCATGTGAAAGAGAATTCTTGTCTGTTCTTGATGGTAACTGCCGAACTCCAATTGCGGCATATGCTTATCGTGACAAGGATGGGAACTGCTCATTCCGGGGGCTATTGGCTTCACCAGATGGCTCTATAG TATACGAGACGTCAAGAAGTGGAACATATTCTTTTGATGACATGGTCGCGTTAGGTCAAGACGCCGGCCACGAACTGAAATCAAAGGCCGGACCTGGTTTCTTCGATGGCTTACAATAG